Proteins encoded by one window of Polaribacter haliotis:
- a CDS encoding deoxyhypusine synthase family protein, with protein MSKPITNFIEKYFLHFNAAALVDAAKGYEAQLNKGSKMLVSLAGAMSTAELGKIFAEMIRQDKVQIVSCTGANLEEDVMNLVAHSHYKRVPNYRDLTPQDEWDLLEKGLNRVTDTCIPEEEAFRRIQEHIVKIWKDAEAKGERYLPHEYMYKLLLSGVLEQYYEIDIKDSWMYAAAEKNLPIICPGWEDSTMGNIFASYVLKGELKASTVKSGIEYMTFLADWYTDNSENGIGFFQIGGGIAGDFPICVVPMLYQDMEKPETPFWSYFCQISDSTTSYGSYSGAVPNEKITWGKLDIDTPKFIIESDATIVAPLIFAYLLEM; from the coding sequence ATGAGCAAACCAATTACAAATTTTATAGAAAAATACTTTTTACACTTTAATGCAGCAGCTTTAGTAGATGCAGCAAAAGGTTATGAAGCGCAATTAAACAAAGGATCTAAAATGTTAGTTTCTTTGGCAGGAGCAATGAGTACAGCAGAACTAGGAAAGATTTTTGCAGAAATGATTCGCCAAGATAAAGTGCAAATTGTTTCTTGTACAGGTGCAAATTTAGAAGAAGATGTTATGAATTTAGTAGCACATTCTCATTATAAAAGAGTACCAAATTATAGAGATTTAACTCCACAAGACGAGTGGGATTTGTTAGAAAAAGGCTTAAACAGAGTTACAGATACTTGTATTCCTGAAGAAGAAGCTTTTAGAAGAATTCAAGAACATATTGTAAAAATATGGAAAGATGCAGAAGCAAAAGGAGAACGTTATTTACCACATGAATACATGTACAAATTATTACTTTCAGGAGTTTTAGAGCAGTATTATGAGATAGATATTAAAGATTCTTGGATGTATGCAGCAGCAGAAAAAAACTTACCAATTATCTGTCCTGGTTGGGAAGATTCTACCATGGGTAATATTTTTGCTTCTTATGTATTAAAAGGAGAATTAAAAGCAAGTACAGTAAAATCTGGTATAGAATACATGACTTTTTTAGCAGATTGGTACACAGATAATTCTGAAAACGGAATAGGATTTTTCCAAATAGGAGGAGGAATTGCTGGAGATTTTCCTATTTGTGTGGTGCCAATGTTGTACCAAGATATGGAAAAACCAGAAACACCATTTTGGAGTTATTTCTGTCAGATTTCAGATTCTACCACAAGTTATGGTTCTTATTCAGGAGCAGTTCCTAACGAGAAAATTACTTGGGGAAAATTAGATATAGACACTCCAAAATTTATTATAGAAAGTGATGCAACCATTGTTGCACCTCTTATTTTCGCTTATTTATTAGAAATGTAA
- a CDS encoding thiol-disulfide oxidoreductase DCC family protein, with amino-acid sequence MIDIPKNKKVILFDGVCNLCNNSVIKAIKYDKKETFLFASLQSDSGKEITNYLGINTAKIDSIILYEPNVSYDVKSTAALKVMNDFGGIWNLTKLLWVFPEGFRNFVYDYIAKNRYVWFGKKESCMIPTPELKAKFLD; translated from the coding sequence ATGATTGATATTCCTAAAAATAAGAAGGTAATTTTGTTTGATGGTGTTTGTAATTTATGCAATAATTCTGTAATAAAAGCGATTAAATACGATAAAAAAGAAACTTTTTTATTCGCATCCTTACAATCGGATTCTGGAAAAGAAATTACCAATTACTTAGGAATAAATACTGCAAAAATTGATTCTATAATTTTATACGAACCAAATGTTTCTTACGATGTAAAATCGACTGCAGCTTTAAAAGTGATGAATGATTTTGGTGGCATTTGGAACTTAACAAAACTCTTATGGGTTTTTCCTGAAGGTTTTAGAAATTTTGTTTACGATTATATCGCCAAAAACCGTTATGTATGGTTTGGCAAGAAAGAAAGTTGCATGATTCCTACACCTGAATTAAAAGCGAAATTTTTGGATTAA
- a CDS encoding carbon-nitrogen hydrolase family protein, with protein MKIENIENIELQYLTIEDYQALKQAMIEIYSNMQSTHWEEPQIQSLIDKFPEGQVVIKINGQLAGCALSLRVDYDKFDDHHTYKEITGNYTFSTHSDIGDVLYGIDVFIKPEYRGLRLGRRLYDYRKELCEKLNLRGIAFGGRIPNYHKYAVQISPKEYIEKVKRKEIHDPVLNFQISNDFHPSKVMKGYLEGDADSNDFAVLLEWDNVYYKKETAKAAIKKKVVRLGLIQWQMRLYKDLEELMQQAEYFVDAVSAYRADFALFPEFFNAPLMADNNHLPESQAIRELAKYTPEIVQKFSELAISYNINIITGSFPELKDGMLYNVGYLCKRDGSTERYEKLHVTPDEAKVWGMQGGNELKTFDTDCGKVGVLICYDSEFPELSRILAEEGMDILFIPFLTDTQNGYSRVRHCAQARAIENECYVAIAGSVGNLPKVNNMDIQFAQSMVFTPCDFSFPANGIKAEATTNTEMILIADVDLDLLKDLNQFGSVRNLKDRRTDIYEVKKLHKK; from the coding sequence ATGAAAATCGAAAACATAGAAAATATAGAGTTGCAATATTTAACGATTGAAGATTATCAAGCGTTAAAACAAGCAATGATTGAGATTTATTCTAATATGCAAAGTACGCATTGGGAAGAACCTCAAATACAATCTTTAATAGATAAATTTCCTGAAGGACAAGTAGTTATTAAAATTAATGGACAGCTGGCAGGTTGTGCTTTGTCTTTAAGAGTTGATTATGATAAGTTTGATGATCATCATACATACAAAGAGATTACTGGGAACTACACTTTTAGCACTCATAGTGATATTGGTGATGTTTTATATGGAATTGATGTTTTTATAAAACCAGAATATAGAGGTTTAAGGCTAGGAAGAAGATTGTATGATTACCGAAAAGAATTGTGCGAAAAACTGAATTTAAGAGGTATTGCATTTGGTGGAAGAATTCCTAATTATCATAAATATGCAGTGCAAATTTCACCAAAAGAATATATAGAAAAGGTAAAACGTAAAGAAATTCACGATCCAGTTTTAAACTTTCAAATATCCAATGATTTTCATCCATCAAAAGTGATGAAAGGTTATTTAGAAGGAGATGCAGATTCAAACGATTTTGCAGTTTTATTGGAGTGGGATAATGTGTATTACAAAAAAGAAACTGCAAAAGCGGCCATTAAAAAGAAAGTAGTTCGTTTAGGATTAATTCAGTGGCAAATGCGTTTGTACAAAGATTTGGAAGAATTAATGCAACAAGCAGAATATTTTGTAGATGCAGTTTCTGCATACAGAGCTGACTTTGCATTGTTTCCAGAGTTTTTTAATGCGCCTTTAATGGCAGATAATAATCATTTGCCAGAATCGCAAGCCATTAGAGAATTGGCAAAATATACACCAGAAATAGTTCAGAAGTTTTCTGAATTGGCTATTTCGTACAACATCAATATAATTACTGGAAGTTTCCCAGAATTAAAAGATGGAATGTTATACAATGTTGGTTATTTGTGCAAAAGAGATGGTTCTACAGAAAGGTATGAGAAATTACATGTAACTCCAGATGAAGCAAAAGTTTGGGGAATGCAAGGAGGAAATGAGCTAAAAACATTCGATACAGATTGTGGTAAAGTTGGAGTGTTAATTTGTTACGATTCCGAGTTTCCAGAATTGAGTAGAATTTTGGCTGAAGAAGGTATGGATATTTTGTTTATTCCGTTTTTAACAGATACACAAAATGGATATTCTAGAGTGAGACATTGTGCACAAGCAAGAGCCATAGAAAACGAGTGTTATGTGGCAATTGCAGGAAGTGTTGGAAATTTACCTAAAGTAAATAACATGGACATTCAGTTTGCACAATCGATGGTTTTTACACCTTGCGATTTTTCATTTCCAGCAAACGGAATTAAAGCAGAAGCAACTACAAATACAGAAATGATTTTAATTGCAGATGTAGATTTAGATTTGTTAAAAGATTTGAATCAATTTGGAAGTGTTCGAAATTTAAAAGATAGAAGAACAGATATTTACGAAGTGAAAAAACTTCATAAAAAATAA
- the speB gene encoding agmatinase — protein sequence MNTKNTYAGIPNEFGNLSTSKIVIIPVPYDGTSTWQKGADKGPKAFLEASENMELYDIETDSEVYKEGVFLTEPITENSSPEAMVEAVHQETKKYINRNKFVTVFGGEHSVSIGTIRAFNECFSDLTVLHIDAHADLRKEYEGSSCNHACAVYEANQNTNLVQVGIRSMDISEKRSMNLDKVFFAHDMAVNEDWMDDVIDQLSTNVFITFDLDALDPSIMPSTGTPEPGGLFYYETLAFLKQVFEQKNVVGFDMVELCPNENEKSSDFLAAKLFYKMLSYKFASNDDSYDNGDDTTDNNPFSKLSKFKNDDDDF from the coding sequence ATGAACACAAAAAATACATATGCAGGAATTCCAAACGAGTTTGGAAACTTGTCAACATCAAAAATAGTAATTATCCCAGTTCCTTATGATGGAACTAGCACTTGGCAAAAAGGGGCAGACAAAGGTCCTAAAGCTTTTTTAGAAGCTTCAGAAAACATGGAATTGTATGACATAGAAACAGATTCTGAAGTTTATAAAGAAGGTGTTTTCTTAACAGAACCAATTACAGAAAATTCTTCTCCAGAAGCAATGGTAGAAGCTGTTCACCAAGAAACGAAGAAGTATATCAACAGAAATAAATTTGTGACTGTTTTTGGTGGAGAACATTCAGTTTCTATTGGAACTATTAGAGCTTTTAACGAATGTTTTAGCGATTTAACGGTTTTACATATAGATGCACATGCAGATTTACGTAAAGAATATGAAGGTTCTTCTTGCAATCACGCTTGTGCAGTTTACGAAGCGAATCAGAATACAAACTTAGTCCAGGTTGGAATTAGAAGTATGGATATTTCTGAAAAAAGAAGCATGAATTTAGACAAAGTTTTCTTTGCACATGACATGGCTGTAAACGAAGATTGGATGGATGATGTAATTGATCAATTAAGTACAAATGTGTTTATTACTTTTGATTTAGACGCGTTAGATCCTTCAATTATGCCAAGTACAGGAACTCCAGAACCAGGAGGATTATTTTACTATGAAACTTTAGCATTCTTAAAACAAGTTTTCGAGCAAAAGAATGTTGTAGGTTTTGATATGGTTGAATTATGTCCGAATGAAAATGAAAAATCATCTGACTTTTTAGCGGCTAAATTATTCTATAAAATGTTGAGCTATAAATTTGCTTCTAATGACGATTCTTATGACAATGGAGATGATACTACTGATAACAATCCTTTCAGTAAATTATCGAAATTTAAAAATGATGACGACGATTTTTAA
- a CDS encoding ABC transporter ATP-binding protein — protein sequence MIKIEELHKSYPIGKDSLHVLKGIDLHIKEGEFVSIMGSSGSGKSTLLNIVGLLDVHDEGNYYLNGQLIKDMNEKKAAQLRNKFLGFIFQSFNLISYKTALENVALPLYYKGVSRKERLEIALEYLDQVGLKDWAGHLPNELSGGQKQRVAIARALVTKPKVVLADEPTGALDSTTTDSVMDLLKDINDKGMTVFVITHEEEVAEQTKRIVRLKDGRIISDELTKASKAV from the coding sequence ATGATTAAAATTGAAGAACTGCACAAGTCTTATCCAATTGGAAAAGATTCTCTACATGTATTAAAAGGAATAGATTTACACATAAAAGAAGGTGAATTCGTATCTATTATGGGGTCTTCTGGATCTGGAAAATCTACATTATTAAATATTGTTGGTTTATTAGATGTTCATGACGAAGGTAATTATTACTTAAATGGACAACTAATTAAAGATATGAATGAGAAAAAAGCTGCGCAATTGCGTAACAAATTCTTAGGTTTTATCTTTCAATCATTTAATCTTATTTCTTACAAAACAGCTTTAGAGAATGTTGCTTTACCTTTGTATTATAAAGGAGTAAGCAGAAAAGAACGTTTAGAAATTGCTTTGGAATATTTAGATCAAGTGGGTTTAAAAGATTGGGCAGGACACTTACCAAACGAACTTTCTGGAGGGCAAAAACAACGTGTTGCAATTGCTAGAGCTTTGGTTACAAAACCAAAAGTTGTTTTGGCGGATGAACCTACTGGAGCATTAGATTCTACAACTACAGATTCTGTAATGGATTTGTTAAAAGATATTAACGACAAAGGAATGACGGTTTTCGTTATTACACACGAAGAAGAAGTTGCAGAGCAAACAAAAAGAATTGTTCGTTTAAAAGATGGAAGAATTATTAGTGACGAATTAACAAAAGCCTCAAAAGCAGTTTAA
- a CDS encoding ABC transporter permease: protein MFDLDRWREIFQSINKNRLRSVMSGFTVAFAILLFTLLFGVVSGLSNSFTSAFNDDAQNSMFVRVWKTSKPFKGLQTGRRIQLRNDDYNFVAEEYEDKIQYQSARIYKNFSIKYKSEASTYSIRAVNPDHQFLEKTIIDEGRYLNERDLKDKSKVIVIGRLIKKDLFGEKIALGKRVNVNGSSFLIIGIFSDEGGDNEERMAYIPVSTAQMMYGNNDYISQINLGYNPDLSLDAAIAFGNKMERDLRKKLNIHPDDQSALSVRNMAEANKGVGMFMFVLYLIVIFVGSGTLIAGIIGISNIMIFVIKERTKEFGIRKALGAVPSSIVGMVVQESVLITTIAGYLGLSLGTYILSLIGNSLEEDYFIKDPSVSPEIVIGATVVLILSGLIAGYVPAKRAANIKPIEALRAD from the coding sequence ATGTTTGATTTAGATCGTTGGAGAGAAATTTTTCAGAGTATCAATAAAAACAGGTTACGTTCTGTAATGTCTGGTTTTACTGTTGCATTTGCAATTTTATTATTCACATTACTTTTTGGTGTTGTAAGTGGTTTAAGTAACTCCTTTACAAGTGCTTTTAACGATGATGCGCAAAACTCTATGTTTGTGCGTGTTTGGAAGACTTCTAAACCTTTTAAAGGATTACAAACTGGAAGAAGAATTCAATTAAGAAACGACGATTATAATTTTGTAGCTGAAGAATATGAAGATAAAATTCAATATCAATCTGCAAGAATCTATAAAAACTTTAGTATAAAATATAAAAGTGAAGCAAGTACTTATAGTATTCGAGCTGTAAATCCCGATCATCAATTTTTAGAAAAAACAATTATTGATGAAGGTAGATATCTAAATGAAAGAGATCTTAAAGATAAATCGAAAGTTATTGTAATTGGTCGTTTGATTAAAAAGGATTTATTTGGAGAAAAAATTGCATTAGGAAAAAGAGTAAACGTAAATGGAAGTTCTTTTTTAATTATTGGTATTTTTTCTGATGAAGGTGGAGATAACGAAGAAAGAATGGCTTATATACCTGTTTCTACTGCACAAATGATGTATGGTAACAACGATTATATCAGTCAGATTAATTTAGGATACAACCCAGATTTAAGTTTAGATGCTGCAATTGCATTTGGTAATAAAATGGAGCGAGATTTACGTAAAAAATTAAACATTCATCCAGATGACCAAAGTGCGCTTTCTGTTAGAAACATGGCAGAAGCAAACAAAGGAGTTGGTATGTTTATGTTTGTTTTGTATTTAATTGTAATTTTTGTTGGTTCTGGAACTTTAATCGCAGGAATTATTGGTATTTCTAATATTATGATATTCGTTATAAAAGAAAGAACTAAAGAATTCGGAATTAGAAAAGCATTAGGTGCAGTGCCATCTTCAATTGTTGGAATGGTTGTGCAAGAATCTGTTTTAATTACTACAATTGCAGGTTATTTAGGGCTTTCTTTAGGAACTTATATTTTAAGTTTAATTGGTAATAGTTTAGAAGAAGATTATTTTATTAAAGACCCAAGTGTAAGTCCAGAAATTGTAATTGGAGCTACAGTTGTATTAATCTTATCAGGATTAATTGCAGGTTATGTACCAGCAAAAAGAGCTGCAAATATTAAACCTATTGAAGCATTAAGAGCAGATTAA
- a CDS encoding HAD family hydrolase yields MKKIPKEIKCVIFDMDGVIIDSEEIHKKAYYETFVSLGLNVSDELYKSFTGSSTINAFQRLVAHFNLDKKPEELVLDKRRRYVNFFENDPNLHLVENVEEIIKYFNKKGIVLILASSSAMINIDRVFNRFNLNGYFSAKISGADLKESKPHPEIFNKASILANIPKENCVVIEDSDNGIKAANDANIFVFGYANKLSEGQTLKNADAVIHDFLELKDLI; encoded by the coding sequence ATGAAAAAAATCCCAAAAGAAATAAAATGCGTTATTTTTGATATGGATGGCGTTATTATAGATTCCGAAGAAATTCACAAAAAAGCATATTACGAAACCTTTGTTTCTTTAGGACTAAATGTTTCTGATGAATTGTACAAATCTTTTACAGGTTCTTCTACCATTAATGCTTTTCAAAGATTGGTGGCTCATTTTAATTTAGATAAAAAACCTGAAGAACTCGTTTTAGACAAAAGAAGGCGTTATGTAAATTTCTTTGAAAATGACCCAAATTTACATTTAGTTGAAAATGTTGAAGAAATTATAAAGTATTTCAACAAAAAAGGAATCGTTTTAATATTGGCTTCTTCTTCTGCAATGATTAATATAGACAGGGTTTTTAATCGTTTTAACTTGAATGGTTATTTTTCTGCGAAAATATCGGGTGCAGATTTAAAAGAATCGAAACCACATCCAGAAATTTTCAATAAAGCATCTATTTTAGCCAACATACCAAAAGAAAATTGTGTTGTTATTGAAGATTCCGATAATGGAATAAAAGCGGCAAACGATGCTAATATTTTCGTTTTTGGCTATGCTAATAAACTTTCGGAAGGACAAACTTTAAAAAATGCTGATGCTGTTATTCACGATTTTTTGGAGTTGAAAGACCTTATTTAA
- a CDS encoding arginine decarboxylase produces the protein MNTKYIDLVEQTFDFPQEEFKTENHKLFWHGINLMELIEEYGSPLKFTYLPKISENINRAKDWFKNSFEKHDYKGKYFYSYCTKSSHFKHILNEALKNDIHIETSSAFDIDIVKSLKKEGKIKDDTFVICNGFKRDQYVKNIGELIESGHKNCIPIIDNYEELPLIKKETKKKFKVGIRIASEEEPKFEFYTSRLGIGYKNIVSFYEREIADNTQVDLKMLHFFINTGIKDNAYYWNELMKCLNVYINLKKVCPTLDSLNIGGGFPIKNSLAFDYDYQYMIDEITNQIKQACDEAGVDVPNIFTEFGSFTVGESGAAMYKVLYQKKQNDRERWNMINSSFITTLPDSWAINKRFIMLPINKWNTKYERVLLGGLTCDSDDYYNSEQHVNGIYLPVYEKEKPLYIGFFNTGAYQETIGGFGGLQHCLIPTPKHLIIDRDKEGNLDIKVFKEQQKSSELLSILGY, from the coding sequence GTGAATACAAAATATATAGATTTAGTCGAGCAAACGTTCGATTTTCCACAAGAAGAATTTAAAACAGAAAACCATAAATTATTTTGGCATGGCATTAATTTAATGGAACTTATTGAAGAATATGGTTCTCCATTAAAATTTACATACCTACCAAAAATATCAGAAAACATAAACAGAGCAAAAGACTGGTTTAAAAATAGCTTCGAAAAACATGATTATAAAGGAAAATACTTTTATAGCTATTGTACAAAAAGTTCTCATTTTAAGCACATTTTAAACGAGGCTTTAAAAAATGATATTCATATTGAAACATCATCTGCTTTTGATATAGATATTGTTAAAAGCTTAAAGAAAGAAGGCAAAATAAAAGACGATACTTTTGTTATTTGTAACGGATTTAAAAGAGACCAATATGTAAAGAATATTGGCGAGTTAATAGAATCTGGACATAAAAACTGTATTCCTATTATCGATAATTATGAAGAATTACCGTTAATAAAAAAAGAAACAAAAAAGAAGTTTAAAGTTGGTATTAGAATTGCTTCTGAAGAAGAACCAAAATTTGAGTTTTATACGTCAAGATTAGGAATTGGATATAAAAACATCGTTTCTTTTTATGAGCGTGAAATTGCTGATAATACCCAAGTTGATTTAAAAATGCTACACTTTTTTATCAATACTGGTATTAAAGACAATGCGTATTACTGGAACGAATTAATGAAATGTTTAAATGTGTACATCAACTTAAAAAAGGTGTGTCCTACTTTAGACAGTTTAAATATTGGTGGTGGTTTTCCTATAAAAAACTCCTTGGCTTTTGATTATGATTATCAATATATGATTGATGAAATTACAAATCAAATAAAACAAGCCTGTGATGAAGCAGGAGTAGACGTACCAAATATTTTTACAGAGTTTGGAAGTTTTACAGTTGGTGAATCTGGAGCAGCTATGTACAAAGTTTTATATCAGAAAAAACAAAATGATAGAGAGCGTTGGAATATGATAAACTCTTCATTTATAACCACTTTACCAGATTCTTGGGCAATTAACAAACGTTTTATCATGCTGCCAATTAATAAATGGAATACAAAATACGAACGTGTTTTATTAGGTGGTTTAACTTGCGATAGTGACGATTATTACAATTCAGAACAACATGTAAATGGAATTTATTTACCAGTTTACGAGAAAGAAAAACCACTATACATTGGGTTCTTTAACACTGGAGCATATCAAGAAACCATTGGTGGTTTTGGTGGATTGCAACACTGTTTAATTCCAACTCCAAAGCATTTAATTATCGACAGAGATAAAGAAGGTAATTTGGATATAAAGGTCTTTAAAGAACAACAAAAAAGTAGCGAATTATTATCAATATTAGGATATTAA
- a CDS encoding ABC transporter permease: MKFLFDSDTWQEIYGSIRKNKMRTAITIVGVLWGIFLLVVLLGAARGMENGFNKLFGNFATNSVFVWTQSTDTPFKGFQEGRRFSLTMNDIDVLKSEYSDEIKLLAPRNQTNNLIIKDFKSGNFQVSGDYPILDQIQKKQLLYGRFLNGNDILTTAKVAVISEDMYKQLFDKDEFPIGQYIKINAIGYQVIGVYKPSNTIDFDGDCAYIPFTTFKKVYNTANKVDWMMITANEGTNIEQMEKDVLLTLKGLHKVHPEDERAFGSVNLGKEIGKITGFLTGMQFLTWFVGIATLVAGVFAIGNILLITVKERTKEIGIRRALGATPKSIRQQIILESVFLTTIAGMLGIVFGAFVLFLIDLAFGQGEDAALINPTVNIPIILVAFVTLIVLGTLIGLIPAHIATVVKPIEALREE, translated from the coding sequence ATGAAATTTTTATTCGATTCAGATACTTGGCAAGAAATTTACGGAAGCATTCGTAAAAACAAAATGAGAACCGCAATTACTATTGTTGGTGTTCTTTGGGGAATTTTCTTGTTAGTTGTTTTATTAGGTGCAGCAAGAGGAATGGAAAATGGTTTTAACAAACTGTTTGGTAATTTTGCGACCAATAGTGTTTTTGTTTGGACACAATCTACAGACACACCTTTTAAAGGTTTTCAAGAAGGTAGAAGGTTTAGTTTAACAATGAATGATATAGATGTTTTAAAATCTGAATATTCTGATGAAATTAAATTATTAGCTCCAAGAAATCAAACAAACAATTTAATTATAAAAGATTTTAAATCTGGTAATTTTCAAGTGAGTGGAGATTATCCAATTTTAGATCAAATTCAGAAAAAACAATTATTATACGGACGTTTTTTAAATGGAAATGATATTTTAACTACTGCAAAAGTAGCTGTTATATCAGAAGATATGTATAAGCAATTGTTCGATAAAGATGAATTTCCAATTGGTCAGTATATAAAAATAAACGCGATTGGTTACCAAGTTATTGGTGTTTATAAACCTTCTAATACAATTGATTTTGATGGAGATTGTGCATACATACCATTTACTACTTTTAAAAAGGTTTACAATACAGCCAATAAAGTAGATTGGATGATGATTACTGCAAATGAAGGCACTAATATCGAGCAAATGGAAAAAGACGTTTTGCTTACTTTAAAAGGACTTCATAAAGTACACCCAGAAGATGAACGTGCTTTTGGTAGTGTTAATTTAGGAAAAGAAATAGGTAAAATTACTGGCTTTTTAACAGGAATGCAGTTCTTAACCTGGTTTGTTGGTATTGCTACTTTAGTTGCAGGAGTTTTTGCAATTGGTAATATTTTATTAATTACGGTAAAAGAAAGAACAAAAGAAATAGGAATTAGAAGAGCTTTAGGTGCTACACCAAAAAGTATTAGACAGCAAATTATTTTAGAATCTGTTTTCTTAACAACAATCGCTGGTATGTTAGGTATTGTCTTTGGTGCATTTGTTCTATTTTTAATAGACTTGGCTTTTGGCCAAGGAGAAGATGCCGCTTTAATAAACCCAACAGTTAATATACCAATTATATTAGTAGCATTTGTAACATTAATTGTGTTAGGAACCTTAATAGGATTAATCCCTGCACATATAGCAACAGTAGTTAAACCAATAGAAGCATTAAGAGAAGAATAA